The DNA segment GCGGGACCTCCGAGCCAGGTTATGTTGGAAACTGTTTTTACGTAAAACACCGTTCAATTTTAACAGGGGTTAAAGCCTGCTGCTTCAAATACATGTAAACGGTGTTAAACTTGAGCGAGGCTCTGGCGACCGGCTTGGTAGCGTTCAGAGAAGCTTTCGAGGCTATACTGCTAAGCACAATAATAATTATGCTGCTAAAGAAGATGGGAGAGCACGCGAAGGTCAAGATAGTTCACGCGTCCGCCCTCTTGAGTGTGGCTCTGGGCGTCATCCTAGGGGCCGGCATATATACTGTTTTCAAGGGGTTCCCAGAGAAGGAGCTCGTGGAGGCTGGTATGTCGTACCTCGCTGCACTGGTAATAGGGACTGTAATAGTCTGGGGGGTCAGGCATGGTCCAAAGATTAAGGGAGAGATAGAGGCGAAGCTAGCCTCGGGTCTCTCGGCCAGCGCTGTAGCCATCATCACTTTCATATTCGTCTTCCGCGAGGTCCTAGAGATCGTCCTGATAACAGCGCCCTTTCTTGTGGCAAACCCAATGTCTACTACCGTAGGTGTCGGAGCCGGCACCCTTGGCGCACTCGCCCTAGGAGTAGCCGTGTACTGGCTGGGCATGAGGATAAACCTTAGAACATTCTTCATGGGGACCTCGATACTGCTGGCCTTCGTAGCGTCCGGGCTAGTGGGATACGGCACCCACGAGCTGCTTGAGTGGTTCGAGGAGGAGGGTATAGAACTGGGCATACTAGGTGCAAAGGTGCAGCTGCTGAATGTGGGCGAGGAGAGTCTTTTGCACCCCAAGAACGTTATAGGGGGCCTGCTGTCTGTAATGGTTGGATACTACCACTACATGGAAATCGCCAGGATAGTACTTCAAGGGGCTACACTCCTACTGCTGCTAGCCTACGTAATAGCAGCATACAGGCCCACTTTCAAATCATCCTAGCCACACTCCTAGCTGGCTATTAGAGATCTCTTCCCCTTATCTCCTCTCGAGCGTGTAAGGAAGTAAGGGCAACACCAAGCCGGGATATAAGGCTGGAAGGCCCATACTTTTGGCTCACCGCCCTCCTCTGACCCGGTAGGAGGGCTACCCGTTTAGGGCTTTAGAGATCGCCTCAATAACGTCCTCCCCGTTAGAACCGTAGAGCCTGTTTAAGCTCTTCCTTAGCCTTGCTAGTAGAGCGAGGGATGCTATGAACTGCATGGCAAAACCTGTAAAGCCGAGCAGGCCTACTGCTGTATTGACCATGTGGGCTACCGGGGCGGCTAACAGTATGTAGAAGGGTATCTTAGTGTTGACCCGTGCAAGGCGTAGAGAGTCGCTGAGGTTAAATGCGTATAGTGACAAGCCAATCATGAATACAATGTTGCCAGCGAGGTAGACCATTGTGCCTGGGGCCGTGTATATTGTTAGAAGGCCGATGAAAACCATTAATGAGGATACCAGCATCAGGTAGCCTGAGAGGCCTGGGAGCATAGGGTTCGTCTTAGCCACTACAGCCAGGTAGAAAGCAGACCTAAGGTAGGTGACCATTCTGTATATAAAATAGATCCACAGTCCTAGGGCAAGTAGTATAAACTGGAGGAACATTAGGGTGATGAACGTCTCCGCAAAACCCAGGGATACTATCTTGGGGATAAGCCAAGTTAGGCTAGCGGGCACTAATGCTAGATAGTTTGGCGCCATATCAGAGTCGAAGCCCCATATAGTTATAGAGCCCACTAATATCGAAAATAGAGAGAAGGACCACACGAGCCCCGCAAGCGAGCTGTAGAGGAAATGCTTTAAACTAGCTACAGTCAGCCCCACATATATCTTTCTGTAGAACTCGGCATCGACGGATTCAGCCTCAACTTCGGATTCAAGAGTTTCAGAGGTCTCCAGGCAATCTATGGAGCCGCAGCTCCTCGTCTCCACACTGCTCAGCAGGACCCACCCCTCTATGTATAAATTAGACTTTCGGACGATTGAGAGATTTCATAGGGGTAAACAGCATTTCCCCACGCTTCCTTATAAACCCTTCAAAAGCTTGCTAAGGGGTTAAGCCGCGGGCTTATATTGTTTAGGTTTACTCGGGCGTAGCTAGCTGCAGAGCCAGCCACTCTCACCCGTTGGTTCTCCTAGACCTTCCACAGTCTTTACCAGACTGTTCTTGGAATACCGCGAGAGAGGCAAGGGGACGCCCTCGACGCTCCTCCCCGAATGAACCCCAGTGACCATCACCCTGTCCAGTAGGGTTCCGCGCGGTAGTCTACATTTGATAGCGGTTATGAGGGGGTAGCTCCCGGGCTGTCTTGCGTAGCAGATGCCGTCGGAGCACTCCTCAACCCAAAGGCTTCGCAGCACTGTTCCCCTGGGGGCTATAATGGAGAGCATTTGAGGGTCGAACACGCTCCTCACCCACTTTATAAAGCTGGAGGCGAGCCTCTCCCTCCTACCCCAGATGCCTGCGTCCATTCTAGAGGCCCTTGCTACTGGAAGTATCAGGATCCGTCTGACATTTACTCTCCTTACGAGTAGCCTCTCTTTGAGAAGAGTCTCTAGGAACTCCCTATTGAGCCTGTAGGATTCGCCCCTCTCGCCGGGGAGGCCCAGTATAAAGTTTATGCCGGGTAGGAGATGGGGCATGCCGTTCCATCCGCGTTGTGAGCCTACCTTATTTACGATTCTAATAGCCTCGAGAACGTCCTCGGGATGGGTGTTAAGGTTGTTTATCTTGGCTACCCTGGGGTCAGCGGTTTCCAAGCCCATAGCAGCTACGTCCCCTGGTGTGTGCAGCTCTACAATAGTCTTTAGCGCCTTCTCCGAGGCCATGGGATACCTTATTATGGTGCCGGGGTTGACGTTGTCGATGTGTAGAACCCGTAGCCCCGGCGCGGCGCTCCTGATTCCGGTGAACAGACGCTCAAGGGCTCTAGGGTTTGGAGGGGGCCACTCCTCGCTGTCCAGCCCTGGGGAGCCGTATACCAGTATGTCCGCCTGTCTCCCGAGTCTGAAGTGGAGCACGCCTGCTCTATACAGGGCCTCCGCTTCTCTTGCTATAGCTTCGGGGCTCCTCTGTATAGGCCTACCTCTAAGGGGCTCGACGCAGAAGCTGCAGCCTCCTGAGATCCAGCGTGCGCAGCCCCTGTAGGTCTCTATCTCCGCAATAAGGTTACGGCCGTAGCTGGGGTGTTGCTTAACGATTCTAGCGCCTATAGGTGCTATCCTGTCGACTATACTGTAGTCCTCTCTAACCCTCCCTGGATCAGCCCTCTCCACGCCGTGTAGAGCCAGGTCTAGGAAGTACTCGTCAACATCACCAGTGACAAGGATGTCGAAACCCTCCCTCCTGAACTTCCAGGGAGGATACGCTATGGTTCCCCCTTTAACGCCGAGACCCCACTTGGCCGCCGGGCCGGCCAGTATCTTGAGAGGCCCCTCTATCAATTTAGCCCAGGTAATAAGCTCCTCCGGCTCAGCAGGCTTTGCACCAATATACCTCCCGGGCACTACAACTCCAGCTATAAAAACGACAACGTCATACCCTGTAGCCCTCTGGAGCCAGGTCCTGCTCCTCCTGAATCTATCCACATCCACGTAGTCTACTCGGATACTCTTGTCCACGCTCCACAGCGCCCCAGCTATGTATCGTGGGTATACGTCGATGTATGGTGGAACGCCAAGCCCTCCAGGCTCGTCATTGTAGCCGTCGACTATGAGAACCCTCTCCAATGCCATTCTCCGGCATCCCCATAAAGTAGCGTGCCGTCCATGGAAAATCCAAACATTCTATTATTCCGGAAGGGGTGTGATATTTACGAACCTAAAACCCCCTGGGAGGAGGCCCCCGGGGGAGTTTCAGTCTACCCTCAGGCCTAGCTCGCTGAGGTATGTTTCAACGAGCTTTCCAACACCCTGAAGCATCTCCAGGACCTCCTTAGCCTCCCTCGGGGTTATCTCGTGCCGGTCTCCCCAGAAGCTCCTGGGCGGCCCCCACCTGGGTATGACGTGGACGTGGAAGTGGAATATAATCTGTCCCGCGTACCTGCCACTGTTTGTCAACACGTTAACAGCCGGGGCCCCAGCCTTCTCCCTGTAGTAACGCGCTATTGCCGAGGCGGCCAGCCATACCTTGGCAGCCACCCTGGGTGGGGCTGTGTGGACACTCTCATAGTGCTCGTCTGGAACGACAAGTACGTGGCCCTTCGACGCCGGGTATCTGTCGAGGAAGACGGTCACGCCGTTGCCCTTATAGACCGTGTAGGCTTCCGCCTCTCCCCTTACTATCCTGCAGAATATGCATTCCACCTCAGCCACCACAAACCCCGCTCTACAGACTGTCCTGATATTTATTCCGCCATATATTTCACCGTCGGCATCCATGCTTACTACCTGGCCCTGAAACCCCCGGGGGGGGGTCGGGGGTGGTTGGAATGGAGGTTGACCCGGAGCTTAGGGAGATACTGAGGAGAAAGGCGGCCAGCATCGTCAGGGAGGCTACAACCTGCTGTAGAGTGGATTATGGCGACGCCGTGGTCGAGGTCCTCGAGCCTGGAGAGCTGAGGGATATGCTGAGTAACTGTAAGGTGGTTATAGCGTTCTTCTACACCCCCACATGCCCCTACTGCCGGATGCTTAAACCGGTGTTTGAGGAGGCAGCGGGCTTCTACCGCGGGAAAGCCCTCTTTACAGCAGTTAACCTGGCTAGATTTCCGTTCATGAGTGACGCTCTCGGGATAATGGGCACACCAACAATAATAGCGTTTATAAGAGGTAGGGAGGCGGGCCGTCTGGTTGGGCTGGTACCGCCTGAGAAGTTAGAGTCGTTTATCGAGGCAGCCCTCCAAGCTGGAGGCTGCAATTAGTCACCCCTCGGGGGGCAGCCTCATGACGGATATATATTCTATCGTATCGTCTATAATACTCCTCTTCATAGTGCTTGACCCCGTAGGCGTGTCGCCTTATGTAGCCTCTATAGTGTCTAGGAGGCCGGAGGGGGAGAGGGAGAGGATAGTAAGGACTGCATTGGCGAGTGCAGGAGCGATACTGTTATCCTTCACCCTCATAGGCTCTGCGGTTCTCGACATACTTGGGGTCTCTATGGACGAGTTCAAAGTGGCGGCTGGCCTTCTACTCTTGATCTACGCTACGGCAGACCTCTTCGAAATCAAGATAGGCTACTCGGAGCCCTCTGGCGACGAGGTCGCTGTGTTTCCGCTTGCAACGCCCCTGCTTGCGGGTCCTGGGAGTATAGCGACTGTAATGTACATAATGGGCTCGAGCGGTGTTGCTGTGGCCCTGATAGCCATTGCGGTCAACCTGGCCGTGGCATACCCTATACTCTATGCGAGTCTCAGGCTAACCAGGCTACTAGGGCGGCACGGCTCGTTGCTGGTAGCAAAGTTTACAGCCTTTCTCATGGTTGGTTTCGCGGTATCCATTATATTCGACGGTCTGCGGGGTATAATGCCCAGGGCTTTCTCCTAACACCTGATAATCCCCATGGGCTCAATTAAGGTGTGGCGCCTGTAACTATGAGGTGGGTGGGGTGATGCTAGGTTTAGACGGGCTTGAGGGAATCTTCTGCGAGAGGGAATGGGTTGTTGAGGAGGGGCACGCCGCCGCGCATCTCAGGAGCCGGGGACTAGAGGTCCTCGCCACACCTTACATGCTGCTCTACGGCGAGGTGACCGCGAGGGAGTGCCTGGATCGGCGTCTCCCTGAGGATATTGTTAGCGTGGGCGTCGAGGCGCTTGTGAGACACCTTGCCCCAGTCCCTGTAGGCGGGAGGGTTTTGGTTAATGCTAGGATTGTCGGAGTGGCAGGGAGGAGTGTCTCCGTGTTGGTGCGTGTAACGAGGGATGACGGGGTCATCGCTGGGGAGATCTACCATGTTAGGAGGGTT comes from the Aeropyrum camini SY1 = JCM 12091 genome and includes:
- a CDS encoding FTR1 family protein; the encoded protein is MSEALATGLVAFREAFEAILLSTIIIMLLKKMGEHAKVKIVHASALLSVALGVILGAGIYTVFKGFPEKELVEAGMSYLAALVIGTVIVWGVRHGPKIKGEIEAKLASGLSASAVAIITFIFVFREVLEIVLITAPFLVANPMSTTVGVGAGTLGALALGVAVYWLGMRINLRTFFMGTSILLAFVASGLVGYGTHELLEWFEEEGIELGILGAKVQLLNVGEESLLHPKNVIGGLLSVMVGYYHYMEIARIVLQGATLLLLLAYVIAAYRPTFKSS
- a CDS encoding radical SAM protein — its product is MALERVLIVDGYNDEPGGLGVPPYIDVYPRYIAGALWSVDKSIRVDYVDVDRFRRSRTWLQRATGYDVVVFIAGVVVPGRYIGAKPAEPEELITWAKLIEGPLKILAGPAAKWGLGVKGGTIAYPPWKFRREGFDILVTGDVDEYFLDLALHGVERADPGRVREDYSIVDRIAPIGARIVKQHPSYGRNLIAEIETYRGCARWISGGCSFCVEPLRGRPIQRSPEAIAREAEALYRAGVLHFRLGRQADILVYGSPGLDSEEWPPPNPRALERLFTGIRSAAPGLRVLHIDNVNPGTIIRYPMASEKALKTIVELHTPGDVAAMGLETADPRVAKINNLNTHPEDVLEAIRIVNKVGSQRGWNGMPHLLPGINFILGLPGERGESYRLNREFLETLLKERLLVRRVNVRRILILPVARASRMDAGIWGRRERLASSFIKWVRSVFDPQMLSIIAPRGTVLRSLWVEECSDGICYARQPGSYPLITAIKCRLPRGTLLDRVMVTGVHSGRSVEGVPLPLSRYSKNSLVKTVEGLGEPTGESGWLCS
- a CDS encoding HIT family protein, producing the protein MAEVECIFCRIVRGEAEAYTVYKGNGVTVFLDRYPASKGHVLVVPDEHYESVHTAPPRVAAKVWLAASAIARYYREKAGAPAVNVLTNSGRYAGQIIFHFHVHVIPRWGPPRSFWGDRHEITPREAKEVLEMLQGVGKLVETYLSELGLRVD
- a CDS encoding thioredoxin family protein; amino-acid sequence: MEVDPELREILRRKAASIVREATTCCRVDYGDAVVEVLEPGELRDMLSNCKVVIAFFYTPTCPYCRMLKPVFEEAAGFYRGKALFTAVNLARFPFMSDALGIMGTPTIIAFIRGREAGRLVGLVPPEKLESFIEAALQAGGCN
- a CDS encoding MarC family protein, which produces MTDIYSIVSSIILLFIVLDPVGVSPYVASIVSRRPEGERERIVRTALASAGAILLSFTLIGSAVLDILGVSMDEFKVAAGLLLLIYATADLFEIKIGYSEPSGDEVAVFPLATPLLAGPGSIATVMYIMGSSGVAVALIAIAVNLAVAYPILYASLRLTRLLGRHGSLLVAKFTAFLMVGFAVSIIFDGLRGIMPRAFS
- a CDS encoding thioesterase family protein, which produces MLGLDGLEGIFCEREWVVEEGHAAAHLRSRGLEVLATPYMLLYGEVTARECLDRRLPEDIVSVGVEALVRHLAPVPVGGRVLVNARIVGVAGRSVSVLVRVTRDDGVIAGEIYHVRRVVSLEDLKNRV